A genomic stretch from Niallia sp. XMNu-256 includes:
- a CDS encoding DUF87 domain-containing protein: MRFHLLPFLISKEGKVYELKTTMDAKILYFKDETSWVTTLSFLTRPWYRRLFKREWISWEIVATKDDIRYFVWVPDVQAGKAFMSKFYAEHPDVEIVEVEDRVIDFSRNHAGTKLYTESHWTIPIKTYHNEVVDTQAELIEFLEGLEGEQEIHMQFLIEPAYRTEKSFRGIVRQFHKEGEADESLEKDNELYLSAIEGKSTRILSRLGIKVVAFGRDQKDARDLIKAAKGSIGTFSSGRLNQLKGREWWWFRTIRPLFRWEYKNRIFPIERMKKRVILGSEEMAAIMRLPSERVQTNKLNRLKMRSTPLPKELKGATFNSGLAITLGEHSYHGKKNNVLFDLATLRYHAAFMGMSGMGKSTAMYNLVEDLVSLEGAGTLIGGTIIDPHGDLCQDIAARIPPEKQHLVRYIKFSEGEIPFNVYDVDFVSAEDKIAQTVADVLKRTWKDFWGPNIDDNFLNGGIVLQRLGEASLPNLQRLLSDPDYRDDILSRLNRSDPIENDLYLYFANLHGLHDRELQLKTNSTLNKLRKITLSGVLGKILRAKTNGLRFRESMDQGMINLLDLSELTSDEKKLIGSMCLTFAELAGKSRADIPAIERDKLPYHFVMVDEAPTLMEHSTDAIESFASELRKYKVSIILGMQGIKDQLPREVASAIFRNFGTLVSFRLGEPDDAQYVHRSMNSEVIKESDYLQIEPYHAYMRMQVGNERTHPFLVRMKPPGPAYYQDSILEIKTRTISEAMEIENKVLEKMNDQQIVQEKEHETNNDSMFKENNEFIEDQVQFHQDKSDPQDIAEIDVSNKEKNQNETLDILNAYDQLELENEIKQSKLELDNHELTESLVRQINVREEVKKDDKMDKKEASLEDALF; this comes from the coding sequence TTGAGGTTCCATTTGTTGCCGTTTTTAATTTCGAAAGAGGGAAAAGTGTATGAGTTAAAGACAACGATGGATGCTAAGATTTTATATTTTAAAGATGAGACGTCTTGGGTTACTACGCTCAGTTTTTTAACTCGTCCTTGGTATAGACGATTGTTTAAACGTGAGTGGATTAGCTGGGAAATTGTTGCAACGAAGGATGACATTCGGTATTTTGTATGGGTTCCAGATGTACAAGCAGGTAAAGCTTTTATGAGTAAGTTTTATGCTGAACATCCAGATGTTGAGATTGTGGAAGTGGAAGATCGGGTTATTGATTTCTCTCGAAACCATGCTGGGACTAAGTTATATACAGAAAGTCATTGGACAATTCCTATTAAAACTTATCATAACGAAGTAGTAGATACGCAAGCTGAATTGATTGAGTTTCTAGAGGGATTAGAGGGTGAACAAGAGATTCATATGCAATTTCTCATTGAACCTGCTTATCGAACTGAAAAAAGCTTTAGAGGAATTGTTCGGCAGTTTCATAAAGAGGGAGAAGCTGATGAATCCCTAGAAAAAGATAATGAACTTTATTTATCGGCAATTGAGGGAAAATCAACGCGAATACTTTCTAGATTGGGTATTAAGGTTGTGGCTTTTGGTAGAGATCAGAAAGACGCTAGGGACTTGATAAAGGCTGCCAAAGGATCTATTGGTACATTTTCTAGTGGACGTTTGAATCAATTAAAGGGTCGTGAGTGGTGGTGGTTTCGAACAATTCGACCATTGTTTCGCTGGGAATATAAAAATCGTATTTTTCCGATAGAACGGATGAAAAAAAGAGTCATTTTAGGGTCAGAGGAAATGGCGGCCATCATGAGGCTTCCAAGTGAAAGAGTTCAAACCAATAAATTGAATCGACTTAAAATGAGATCGACTCCATTACCAAAAGAATTAAAAGGTGCCACATTTAATTCAGGTTTAGCTATTACTCTAGGGGAACATTCTTATCACGGTAAGAAAAATAATGTTTTATTCGATCTTGCTACTTTGAGGTATCATGCAGCTTTTATGGGGATGTCAGGGATGGGTAAATCTACTGCTATGTATAATTTAGTAGAGGATTTAGTTAGTCTTGAAGGTGCTGGAACGCTTATTGGAGGAACCATTATTGATCCACATGGTGACCTATGCCAGGATATTGCAGCAAGAATACCACCTGAGAAGCAACACCTTGTTCGTTATATTAAGTTTTCGGAAGGTGAGATTCCGTTTAATGTTTATGATGTTGATTTTGTGTCTGCAGAAGATAAGATTGCTCAAACCGTTGCGGATGTTTTAAAAAGAACATGGAAGGACTTTTGGGGTCCTAACATTGACGATAATTTTTTAAATGGGGGAATTGTTTTACAACGATTAGGAGAAGCAAGTCTTCCCAATTTGCAGAGATTATTAAGTGATCCAGATTATCGTGATGATATACTTTCTCGATTAAATCGAAGTGATCCTATTGAAAACGATTTGTATTTATATTTTGCCAATTTACATGGGCTTCATGATCGTGAGTTACAATTAAAAACGAATTCTACTTTAAATAAATTAAGAAAAATTACCTTGTCTGGTGTTTTAGGAAAAATTCTTCGAGCAAAAACAAATGGTTTGAGATTTCGAGAAAGCATGGATCAAGGCATGATTAATCTACTTGATTTATCGGAATTAACAAGCGATGAGAAGAAATTGATTGGTTCTATGTGTTTGACATTTGCTGAATTGGCAGGAAAGAGTCGGGCCGATATACCAGCTATTGAACGAGATAAGTTGCCTTATCATTTTGTCATGGTGGATGAAGCTCCTACTTTAATGGAACACAGTACAGATGCTATTGAGTCTTTTGCTTCTGAGTTAAGGAAGTACAAGGTCTCCATTATATTAGGGATGCAAGGAATTAAAGATCAATTACCAAGGGAAGTCGCGTCAGCAATTTTCCGAAACTTCGGAACTCTTGTTTCATTCCGGTTAGGGGAGCCGGATGATGCCCAGTATGTTCATCGTTCGATGAATTCCGAGGTTATAAAAGAATCTGATTATTTACAGATAGAGCCTTATCATGCATATATGAGGATGCAGGTTGGAAATGAGCGAACACACCCATTTTTAGTTCGTATGAAGCCTCCAGGGCCGGCTTATTATCAAGATTCTATACTTGAGATAAAGACGCGTACAATTTCAGAAGCAATGGAAATTGAAAATAAAGTATTAGAAAAAATGAATGACCAACAGATAGTTCAAGAAAAAGAGCATGAAACAAATAATGATTCTATGTTTAAAGAAAACAATGAATTTATAGAAGATCAGGTACAATTTCATCAAGATAAATCTGATCCTCAAGATATTGCTGAAATAGATGTTAGTAATAAAGAGAAGAATCAAAATGAAACTTTGGATATATTAAATGCTTACGATCAGTTGGAACTAGAAAATGAAATAAAACAATCGAAGCTAGAATTGGACAATCATGAATTGACTGAATCTTTAGTTAGACAAATAAATGTTCGAGAAGAGGTGAAAAAGGATGATAAAATGGATAAAAAAGAAGCTAGTCTTGAAGACGCGCTGTTTTGA
- a CDS encoding replication-relaxation family protein: MSKRIGTKEEDLFIALHDLVFVDYDFLQKYVFIHEDGTPFHKNTIMNHLRALEREGYIKSSPIAKANVRGADRLVYTLDTKGIQEARELLGDVDWDTRWTQRTPTYIYHSLQIAHVLTTYNREKHSGIEFLEYFSERRAYRNYGEVRVEKDGKKRQPSNTVIRPDGAFILKRVVNGKSFHFLYFVEMERSRQRIENTLDKIHRYNQYVLKKAYLNDLRFGVPIDMIRILFISQKENERDRLMLNAKNGDSREIEKMHGALLFATYEDVLENPYGDIWKAKHSTTVDHLYSLTSRIE; encoded by the coding sequence ATGTCGAAACGTATCGGGACGAAGGAAGAAGATTTATTTATTGCTTTACATGATTTAGTGTTTGTCGATTATGATTTTTTACAAAAATATGTGTTTATCCATGAAGATGGTACTCCATTTCACAAAAACACGATTATGAATCATCTTCGTGCTTTAGAGCGTGAAGGGTATATCAAATCTTCACCGATTGCAAAAGCGAATGTAAGAGGGGCAGATCGATTAGTTTATACACTTGATACTAAAGGAATTCAAGAAGCTAGGGAACTACTTGGAGATGTTGACTGGGATACAAGATGGACTCAAAGGACACCTACGTATATTTATCATTCTTTGCAAATTGCTCACGTGTTAACTACTTATAATAGAGAAAAACATAGTGGAATTGAATTTCTTGAGTATTTTTCAGAGCGACGCGCTTATCGAAATTATGGAGAAGTGAGAGTAGAAAAGGATGGGAAAAAACGTCAGCCTTCAAATACAGTAATTCGCCCGGATGGTGCCTTTATTCTAAAGCGTGTTGTTAATGGGAAGAGCTTCCACTTTCTATATTTTGTAGAAATGGAGCGAAGCCGTCAACGAATTGAAAATACTTTGGACAAAATTCATCGTTACAATCAATACGTATTGAAAAAGGCCTATTTAAATGATCTAAGATTTGGTGTTCCAATTGATATGATACGTATTTTATTTATTTCTCAAAAGGAGAATGAGAGGGATCGTTTAATGCTCAATGCTAAAAATGGCGATTCACGAGAAATTGAAAAAATGCATGGGGCGTTACTTTTTGCTACTTATGAGGATGTGTTAGAAAATCCTTATGGTGATATATGGAAAGCTAAACATTCTACAACTGTTGATCATTTGTATTCCCTAACTAGTCGAATTGAATAG
- a CDS encoding conjugal transfer protein — MQKRIYPKTVFRKKVFKGFFWTGFLLALFLSVVAIVRLSNFDTNQVEAKQAQPKENMVNFATREGAQSFAQNFAREYFDWQNSDEGKKSRIDRLQTYLAIGLDEQAGLSFEGMEWNSSLSTSQVWNVEATGHDSANITLRVEHILNRTISQDAEDAPSEEKSGPYEKYFVVPIQTDGKSFVVHQIPYFISAPEKPQITSDTSINEDGKLQDTKLQAEIISALNTFFKVYTNGSQEELSYYIKGDYIESMTGVITFKEVKNLIIKQDQSTNQYKVSATVVFQENQSKAEVIYPYELILLKEDNRWFIKSIKNH; from the coding sequence ATGCAAAAGCGCATATATCCAAAAACGGTATTTAGAAAGAAGGTTTTTAAAGGATTTTTTTGGACTGGATTCTTATTGGCACTCTTTTTATCTGTTGTAGCTATTGTTCGATTATCAAATTTTGACACTAATCAAGTTGAGGCCAAACAGGCCCAACCAAAGGAAAATATGGTTAATTTTGCTACCCGAGAAGGAGCTCAATCTTTTGCTCAGAATTTTGCACGTGAATATTTTGATTGGCAGAATAGTGATGAGGGTAAGAAAAGCCGTATTGACCGTTTACAAACATATCTAGCTATTGGTTTAGATGAACAGGCTGGACTATCTTTTGAAGGGATGGAATGGAATAGCAGTTTATCCACTTCGCAAGTATGGAATGTTGAAGCAACAGGTCATGATTCAGCAAATATTACTTTGCGTGTAGAACACATATTAAATAGAACTATTTCGCAAGATGCAGAAGATGCTCCTTCTGAAGAAAAATCTGGACCATATGAAAAGTATTTTGTCGTTCCGATTCAAACAGATGGAAAGTCCTTTGTAGTCCATCAAATACCATATTTTATCTCTGCGCCAGAAAAACCGCAAATCACCTCTGATACCTCTATCAATGAAGACGGAAAACTCCAAGATACAAAACTCCAAGCAGAAATTATATCAGCACTTAATACATTTTTCAAAGTATATACAAATGGATCACAAGAAGAACTGTCTTATTACATTAAAGGCGATTATATTGAATCGATGACGGGTGTCATTACATTTAAAGAGGTTAAAAACCTAATCATTAAACAAGATCAATCTACAAATCAATATAAGGTTAGCGCTACAGTTGTTTTTCAGGAAAATCAATCAAAAGCAGAAGTGATTTATCCATATGAACTAATTCTTTTAAAAGAAGATAACCGTTGGTTTATAAAATCTATTAAAAATCATTAA
- a CDS encoding TcpE family conjugal transfer membrane protein translates to MKPKILRTYNSVWKVEKVLYGIQDIPLPFPLTYRQIGFFSGGVFIVWILNQFPPLSLLNLSLVEYVFLPGLFTWFFTKQLLDGKAAHRFFIRVIQYHLSPHLRNRYKEVSDRKKPYQYGSNVGYRQLSYNKGGRTDD, encoded by the coding sequence ATGAAACCTAAAATTTTACGAACTTACAATAGTGTGTGGAAAGTAGAAAAGGTTTTATATGGGATTCAAGACATTCCTTTACCGTTTCCCTTAACGTATAGACAAATTGGATTCTTTTCAGGCGGGGTATTTATTGTCTGGATTCTAAATCAATTTCCACCTTTAAGTTTATTGAATTTAAGTTTGGTTGAGTATGTTTTTTTACCAGGGCTATTCACATGGTTTTTTACAAAGCAGTTATTAGATGGAAAAGCAGCACATCGGTTTTTTATTCGGGTTATTCAGTATCATCTTTCACCTCACTTACGAAATCGATATAAAGAAGTATCTGATAGGAAGAAACCTTATCAATATGGCAGCAACGTCGGTTATCGTCAATTGAGTTATAACAAGGGGGGGAGAACGGATGATTGA
- a CDS encoding ATP-binding protein: MIEFPIKYFEGNLVFSQDGSCWAYYEIEGYNYDFLSDDEKDFIFTRIKAFFWQIQLDTHMLIVPNFQSIKETHDRFKMKLTGPLKEAAIKHTDDSARQLVKMLGKEGTEYRFFIGVKLQKPDVIKKSILQDIKEAWKEFINGVHDASGFDTQEIVEDEINRYQKSERRVYNKVNARLRAEPVSEEDIQWLIRRNFYRGMGKAPILKNWSPEYTVHYKEYEEEEITVRRPLYYDILRLSEGLVDDSPKRSLILKQIIEGEEVEGHAAFLTVSNVPYEMEFPGEEWMYVIQSLDFPVEVSVRTETMDNRKALSAVRNKQKELKDQDRHARETGNDTGLNILEGRQEAHELEAHLEKSRMPLVKTSIILGVSAMDEDELKRRCDTIKDLYQDMMFQIEQPYGDQWLAFNEFLPGAKRYVTDYVHFMEPAAVAGGMFGATKQLGDGEGFFIGSTGILDQPVYIMPNRAAQGIRGTRTNALSAAFLGSLGGGKSFSANLITYLSVLSGGKALVIDPKGERGNWKRDLYDLGEQVNIISLSTKEEDKGRLDPFSIHDDLKEAETLALDILTFLTGVRLDDSERFPKLSNAVHEVSKEKNPCLNKVVEKLLNSENKSARLLGSHIQSFSKLSFAQLLFGDGENDSAISLETALNVLQIQNLELPAPNTPQDQFNLSQMLSVAMMLPISSFALKFIQKDRSIFKVVLLDEAWSLLNTNQGSHLATRLVRAGRSMNAGIYFVTQNASDLLDEKMKNNLGMKFAFRSTDPKEIENVLSLLNLKNTEYNASTLRELQNGQCLFQDITGRVGVVSINALFKDLFDAFDTRPPIEKALNDWEIASDELHQIDDQIKFKKEGVYV, translated from the coding sequence ATGATTGAATTTCCTATTAAATACTTTGAAGGGAATCTTGTATTCTCTCAAGATGGATCATGCTGGGCGTATTATGAAATAGAGGGTTATAATTATGATTTTTTATCGGATGATGAGAAGGATTTTATCTTCACTAGAATCAAAGCCTTTTTTTGGCAAATTCAGTTAGATACTCATATGTTGATTGTTCCCAATTTTCAGTCCATAAAAGAGACCCATGATCGATTTAAAATGAAGTTAACGGGACCTTTAAAAGAAGCAGCGATTAAACATACCGATGACTCTGCCAGGCAACTTGTAAAAATGTTAGGAAAAGAAGGAACTGAATATCGTTTTTTTATTGGAGTTAAGCTGCAAAAACCCGATGTTATCAAAAAATCTATTCTTCAGGATATCAAAGAGGCATGGAAGGAATTTATTAATGGTGTCCATGATGCATCTGGTTTTGATACACAGGAAATCGTTGAAGATGAAATCAATCGTTACCAAAAATCTGAAAGGAGAGTCTACAACAAGGTCAATGCTCGATTAAGGGCTGAACCAGTTTCAGAAGAGGATATTCAATGGCTGATTCGCAGGAATTTTTATCGAGGTATGGGAAAAGCCCCAATCTTAAAAAATTGGAGTCCTGAATATACAGTTCATTATAAAGAGTATGAAGAAGAGGAAATTACAGTACGCCGCCCATTATATTATGATATTTTACGACTATCAGAGGGACTCGTCGATGACTCTCCAAAACGAAGTTTGATTTTGAAGCAGATAATTGAGGGAGAAGAAGTGGAAGGTCATGCAGCTTTTTTAACTGTTTCCAATGTTCCTTATGAAATGGAGTTTCCGGGTGAGGAATGGATGTATGTTATTCAAAGCCTTGATTTCCCTGTGGAAGTGAGTGTTCGAACGGAAACCATGGATAACCGAAAGGCATTATCAGCTGTGCGTAATAAACAAAAGGAATTAAAAGACCAAGATCGACATGCGCGTGAAACCGGCAACGATACGGGATTAAATATTTTAGAGGGAAGGCAAGAAGCACATGAATTAGAAGCCCATTTGGAAAAGTCTAGAATGCCCCTAGTTAAGACCTCTATTATATTAGGCGTATCAGCTATGGATGAAGATGAATTAAAACGTCGTTGCGATACGATTAAAGATTTGTATCAAGATATGATGTTTCAAATTGAACAGCCTTACGGAGATCAATGGCTTGCTTTCAATGAATTTCTTCCTGGTGCAAAACGCTATGTGACTGATTATGTGCATTTTATGGAACCGGCAGCTGTTGCAGGCGGCATGTTTGGTGCGACCAAACAGTTAGGTGATGGGGAAGGTTTCTTTATTGGGAGTACAGGGATTTTGGATCAACCTGTATATATTATGCCTAATCGGGCTGCACAGGGGATACGAGGAACGAGGACAAATGCGCTGTCAGCTGCTTTTCTTGGATCATTAGGTGGCGGGAAATCATTCAGTGCCAATCTCATTACCTATTTATCGGTTCTTTCAGGAGGAAAAGCACTCGTTATTGATCCGAAGGGGGAACGTGGGAACTGGAAACGTGATTTATATGATTTGGGTGAGCAGGTTAATATTATTTCACTTTCTACCAAAGAAGAGGATAAAGGGAGATTAGATCCTTTTTCCATTCATGATGATTTAAAGGAAGCAGAGACACTTGCTCTGGATATTTTAACCTTCTTAACAGGTGTAAGGCTTGATGATTCGGAACGTTTTCCTAAGCTTTCGAATGCTGTCCATGAGGTTTCGAAGGAGAAAAACCCTTGCTTAAATAAAGTGGTTGAAAAGCTACTAAATAGTGAAAATAAATCAGCTAGATTACTAGGGAGCCATATTCAATCATTTAGTAAATTATCATTTGCCCAATTATTATTTGGTGATGGAGAGAATGATTCAGCGATTAGTCTTGAAACAGCTCTGAATGTGCTTCAAATCCAGAATCTTGAGTTACCTGCACCAAATACACCACAAGATCAATTTAATCTGTCCCAAATGTTATCTGTTGCGATGATGCTTCCAATTTCGTCATTTGCTCTTAAGTTTATCCAAAAGGATCGCAGTATTTTTAAGGTGGTATTACTGGATGAGGCATGGTCATTGTTAAATACGAATCAAGGAAGTCATTTAGCCACAAGGTTAGTAAGGGCAGGGCGTTCAATGAATGCTGGGATTTACTTTGTTACCCAAAATGCAAGTGACTTACTGGATGAGAAGATGAAGAATAACCTTGGGATGAAATTTGCTTTCCGGAGTACAGATCCTAAAGAAATTGAAAATGTCCTTTCGTTATTAAATCTAAAAAATACAGAATACAATGCCTCAACCCTACGGGAACTTCAGAATGGTCAGTGTTTATTTCAGGATATTACTGGACGTGTTGGAGTGGTTTCTATCAATGCTCTATTTAAAGATTTATTTGATGCTTTTGATAC